One window of Dyadobacter sandarakinus genomic DNA carries:
- a CDS encoding helix-turn-helix domain-containing protein has protein sequence MEHITYQEIRAEGDLVPYVDSFWMIANTGESPLDIVVLPDGRMDVSFNMGTNPASVLHGLETKAQKAAFPPATRMFAISFRFLAAEFFFKPYAPVLPNNIRFLPADFWGADVQFDSLEAFARLFTDTLSARLPGAVDSRKLRLAELLYASEGAATVGELSAACHWSSRQINRYFQQNLGLPLKAYLDILRFRASFKHLKAGKLFPEQDFTDQSHFIRDVRKFAGVVPGELSRNSNDRFIQFSTLSAS, from the coding sequence TTGGAACACATTACCTATCAGGAAATAAGGGCAGAGGGAGACCTGGTACCTTATGTCGACAGCTTCTGGATGATTGCCAATACGGGTGAAAGTCCGCTGGACATTGTAGTACTGCCTGATGGTCGCATGGATGTTTCCTTTAATATGGGTACTAACCCGGCATCTGTCCTGCACGGCTTGGAAACCAAGGCGCAAAAAGCTGCCTTTCCGCCGGCCACGCGCATGTTTGCGATCAGCTTCCGGTTCCTTGCGGCAGAGTTCTTTTTCAAGCCATATGCGCCCGTTTTACCCAATAATATCCGCTTTTTACCAGCTGATTTCTGGGGAGCGGATGTACAGTTTGATTCGCTTGAAGCATTTGCCAGGCTATTTACAGATACCTTGTCGGCGAGGCTGCCGGGGGCCGTGGACAGTCGCAAACTCCGGCTGGCGGAGTTGCTGTATGCGAGTGAAGGAGCGGCAACGGTCGGTGAACTGTCTGCTGCCTGCCACTGGAGCAGCCGGCAGATCAACCGGTACTTTCAGCAAAACCTGGGTCTTCCATTGAAGGCTTACCTGGATATCCTGCGTTTCAGGGCATCATTCAAGCACCTGAAAGCCGGTAAATTGTTCCCGGAGCAGGATTTCACAGACCAGTCCCACTTCATCCGGGATGTAAGAAAGTTTGCGGGCGTTGTGCCGGGGGAGCTTTCCAGGAACAGCAACGACCGATTTATACAATTCTCAACCTTATCCGCATCCTAG
- a CDS encoding sugar O-acetyltransferase, with product MKTEKEKMLTGELYLALDPELAEERTRTRLLLLELNNGREDEPEKRAEILKALIPNAGTELWLQPPFYCDYGSNIIVGDRVFFNFNCVVLDVTYVRIGSRTLFGPNVQIYTATHPIDHVTRASGVEAAKPITIGEDVWIGGSAVINPGVTIGDRTIIGAGSVVTKDIPADVFAAGNPCRVIRQLA from the coding sequence ATGAAAACCGAAAAAGAGAAAATGCTCACCGGCGAGCTGTACCTGGCACTAGACCCTGAACTGGCAGAAGAGCGTACCCGTACCCGGCTGCTGCTGCTCGAACTGAACAATGGCCGTGAAGACGAGCCTGAAAAAAGGGCCGAGATCCTGAAAGCGCTGATCCCCAATGCGGGTACCGAGCTCTGGCTGCAGCCTCCTTTTTACTGCGATTACGGAAGCAACATCATCGTGGGCGACCGGGTTTTTTTCAACTTCAACTGTGTGGTGCTGGATGTTACGTACGTCCGCATCGGAAGCCGTACCCTTTTTGGTCCCAATGTTCAGATATATACCGCTACGCACCCGATTGATCATGTCACGCGGGCATCCGGGGTGGAAGCTGCCAAACCGATCACCATCGGTGAAGACGTCTGGATCGGCGGAAGCGCTGTCATCAATCCGGGCGTGACCATCGGAGACCGCACCATCATCGGAGCGGGGAGTGTGGTCACCAAAGATATTCCGGCGGACGTATTTGCAGCCGGCAATCCCTGCCGGGTAATCCGGCAGCTGGCCTAG
- a CDS encoding voltage-gated chloride channel family protein produces MSPSRFRTRRFLVLLLRRFPVLFFLIKWLLLSGLVGVLVGSASAFFLVSLDLVTAWRENHIWIIALLPLGGFLVGCIYHYYGRDVEAGNNLLLDNIHRPAEIIPLKMVPFVLFGTLVTHLFGGSAGREGTALQMGGAIADQFTSLFHLRQEDRRMILIAGIAAGFGSVFGTPLAGAVFGLEVFWVGRLRYEGIFPAFASAIFADLSTRAWNAGHTHYHIPAVPGLAAEPVLWAMLAGVAFGLASALFSKLTHFTGGIFKKYIAWPPLRPVVGGVLVAALVFASGTTRYIGLGIPTIVSSFSEHLPWYDFAVKIILTALTLGAGFKGGEVTPLFFVGATLGNALSWLIPLPSGLLAGIGFVAVFAGAANTPLACSLMAMELFGAECGVYAAVACIVAYCCSGNRGIYVSQVTGSSKYPDSRRREAKRIADL; encoded by the coding sequence ATGTCACCATCCCGTTTTCGCACCCGGCGGTTTCTGGTTCTTCTTCTCAGGCGTTTTCCGGTGCTTTTTTTTCTGATAAAATGGCTTTTGCTTTCCGGGCTGGTCGGCGTGCTGGTGGGTTCGGCTTCCGCATTCTTCCTGGTATCACTTGACCTGGTCACGGCCTGGCGCGAAAATCACATCTGGATCATTGCCCTGCTGCCGCTCGGGGGCTTTCTGGTGGGATGTATATATCATTACTATGGTCGTGACGTGGAGGCTGGCAATAACCTGCTGCTGGATAACATCCATCGTCCCGCCGAAATCATTCCCCTGAAAATGGTGCCCTTTGTACTTTTCGGGACGCTCGTCACGCATTTATTCGGAGGCTCGGCCGGGCGGGAAGGTACCGCCCTGCAGATGGGCGGTGCCATCGCCGATCAGTTTACGAGCTTGTTCCACCTCAGGCAGGAAGATCGGCGGATGATCCTGATCGCGGGGATTGCGGCAGGTTTCGGCTCCGTTTTCGGGACACCCCTCGCGGGCGCTGTTTTCGGACTTGAAGTCTTCTGGGTGGGCAGGTTGCGGTACGAGGGCATTTTCCCGGCCTTTGCATCAGCCATTTTTGCAGACCTTTCGACCCGCGCCTGGAATGCAGGGCACACGCATTACCACATTCCCGCCGTGCCCGGCCTGGCAGCGGAACCTGTACTGTGGGCCATGCTCGCGGGAGTTGCCTTTGGGCTCGCTTCGGCCCTGTTCAGCAAACTGACGCATTTTACAGGAGGCATTTTTAAAAAGTACATTGCCTGGCCGCCCCTCCGGCCGGTGGTGGGCGGTGTGCTGGTAGCTGCTCTGGTTTTTGCATCAGGTACCACCCGGTACATCGGACTTGGTATCCCCACCATTGTCAGTTCATTCTCTGAACATCTTCCCTGGTACGATTTTGCCGTAAAAATCATCCTGACGGCACTTACGCTGGGGGCCGGCTTCAAAGGCGGGGAAGTAACCCCTTTGTTTTTCGTCGGCGCCACACTGGGCAATGCACTCTCCTGGCTTATTCCACTGCCTTCGGGATTGCTCGCCGGCATTGGCTTTGTGGCTGTGTTTGCCGGTGCCGCCAACACCCCGCTGGCCTGTTCACTGATGGCGATGGAGCTATTCGGGGCGGAATGCGGCGTGTATGCAGCCGTCGCGTGCATCGTGGCGTACTGCTGCTCAGGGAACCGCGGCATTTACGTTTCGCAGGTAACAGGCAGTTCCAAGTACCCCGACAGCCGCAGGAGAGAAGCAAAAAGGATTGCAGACCTGTAA
- a CDS encoding PAS domain-containing protein, with product MPRPFDFGDTSEMQRIELALDLAGVGMWEFDDRTGRLSWNGQAAHLLGFYNQNHISLDILKEQVHPDDRPLFAAWTNYLPGNDAAFSFEFRLNGSDPSRQQWIFCKGKNHFDPNLNTIRTLGTFTDITKEAASRAADAEQQQHARSFQTIVEQAPMAIGLLTGPDQVIELGNEKIFEVWGKSPAITGMKLADALPEINDQQFLDLLAHVYQTGESYAGSGVPARLERNNRMEEVYFDFVYTPMRTGDGSVSGVMVLAHEVTGQYRMLKELEASEAKFRALIDQAPVATCLFVGREMVVEMANQPMIDYWGKDVSVIGKPLREILPELEGQPFLDILDDILRTGVAYSATNAEVELEVAGKLGTYYFNFTYKPIFDNTGNIYGIINMAIDVTTQVLAQRALEESESKLRTVIASAPAAIGLFVGRNLIVELPNQTFIDIVGKGPDIAGTPLREVMPELESQPFLQILDDVFTSGVTYRSFGTPVDIVQHGVMTHNYYDITYSPVYDKDGHVYAVLDIAIDVSERVNVEKQIRESQLQLLALFEQSPIGIAMIQKEGLTFTMANPFYGQMVGRLPGEIIGKPLLEALPEIAGQGFDTLLDHVMETGIPYISKEQPVDISYDGELKTIYVNLAYQPQRDREGTIAGVLVVATDLTEQVLSRKKIEETQTFLQGAIELAELGTYSIDLNAGTLHYSDRLKHWFGLQHERVITFQKVYAAISRSDLPGVIAAVNRAIAPGSDGHYDMEYTLDAEKTGATRVLHSQGRVLYDSQGRPHTMIGTAQDVTTQRRIKLALEQQVQERTEELEATNEELAALNEEYVSTNEELSEANNMLQQSNVNLQQFAYVASHDLQEPLRKIQSFSDLLVNRYGEQVGEGITYLRRMQGSAKRMSDLIADLLAFSRITAQKEVLSSVSLTGVIIDAVSDLELAITESGAMVHIGNLPEIKGDPMQLSQLFLNLLSNAVKFRKPGVSPVIEITGSVIPGTELPKSVRVVRQTSMYHRIDVADNGIGFNQQHAERIFQLFQRLHGKSEYSGTGIGLTICESVAANHGGGISVTSEPGQGATFSIFFPGG from the coding sequence ATGCCCAGGCCTTTTGATTTTGGTGACACTTCGGAAATGCAGCGCATTGAGCTCGCCCTTGACCTGGCAGGGGTCGGGATGTGGGAGTTTGACGATCGGACCGGCCGGCTCAGCTGGAACGGTCAGGCTGCACATCTGCTGGGTTTTTACAATCAGAATCATATCAGTCTTGATATATTAAAAGAGCAGGTGCATCCTGATGACAGGCCGCTGTTTGCAGCGTGGACAAATTACCTACCGGGTAACGATGCGGCATTTTCCTTTGAATTTCGCTTGAATGGCTCTGACCCAAGCAGGCAGCAGTGGATTTTCTGTAAAGGAAAAAACCACTTTGACCCAAACCTGAATACCATACGTACCCTCGGTACATTTACAGACATTACCAAAGAGGCCGCGAGCCGGGCAGCGGATGCGGAGCAGCAGCAGCACGCACGTAGTTTTCAGACGATCGTGGAGCAGGCGCCCATGGCCATCGGACTGCTGACCGGGCCCGACCAGGTTATTGAGCTTGGAAATGAAAAGATATTTGAAGTGTGGGGCAAATCGCCTGCGATCACAGGCATGAAGCTTGCCGATGCACTGCCCGAAATCAACGATCAGCAGTTTCTTGACCTGCTGGCGCACGTTTACCAGACGGGCGAATCGTATGCAGGCAGCGGTGTTCCGGCCCGATTGGAGCGCAATAACCGTATGGAGGAGGTGTACTTTGACTTTGTATATACGCCCATGCGGACAGGCGACGGATCGGTGAGCGGGGTGATGGTACTTGCGCATGAAGTGACCGGGCAGTACCGGATGCTGAAGGAGCTGGAAGCCAGCGAGGCAAAGTTCAGGGCGCTCATTGACCAGGCTCCGGTGGCAACCTGTCTTTTTGTGGGCCGGGAAATGGTGGTCGAAATGGCCAATCAGCCCATGATCGACTACTGGGGCAAAGATGTTTCCGTAATCGGCAAGCCGCTCCGGGAGATATTGCCCGAACTTGAGGGACAGCCTTTTCTGGATATCCTGGATGACATTCTCCGTACCGGCGTGGCTTACAGCGCAACAAACGCGGAGGTGGAGCTGGAAGTAGCGGGTAAGCTGGGTACCTATTATTTCAATTTTACGTATAAACCCATTTTTGACAATACCGGAAATATTTACGGCATCATCAACATGGCGATTGACGTGACCACGCAGGTGCTGGCACAAAGAGCCCTGGAAGAAAGTGAATCCAAGCTGAGGACTGTGATTGCCTCCGCACCGGCTGCCATCGGCCTTTTTGTGGGGCGCAACCTGATTGTAGAGCTTCCCAACCAGACTTTTATCGACATTGTAGGAAAAGGCCCTGACATTGCAGGCACACCGCTCAGGGAGGTAATGCCCGAGCTTGAAAGTCAGCCCTTTTTACAAATACTCGACGATGTTTTCACCAGTGGTGTTACCTACCGGAGCTTTGGGACGCCGGTTGATATTGTGCAGCACGGCGTGATGACACACAATTACTATGATATTACCTACTCCCCGGTGTACGACAAAGACGGGCATGTGTATGCGGTGCTGGACATTGCAATCGACGTTTCGGAGCGGGTTAATGTAGAAAAACAGATCCGTGAAAGTCAGCTTCAGCTGCTCGCCCTTTTTGAACAATCCCCTATTGGTATCGCCATGATCCAGAAGGAAGGCCTGACTTTTACGATGGCCAATCCTTTTTACGGACAAATGGTAGGCAGGCTGCCCGGAGAAATCATTGGAAAGCCCCTCTTGGAAGCCTTGCCGGAGATTGCCGGGCAGGGCTTTGATACGTTGCTGGATCATGTAATGGAAACGGGCATTCCGTACATCTCCAAAGAACAGCCCGTAGATATCAGCTATGACGGTGAGCTGAAAACAATTTATGTAAACCTTGCCTACCAGCCTCAGCGGGACCGGGAAGGGACCATTGCCGGTGTACTTGTGGTGGCCACCGACCTCACCGAGCAGGTACTTAGCCGCAAGAAAATAGAAGAAACACAGACCTTTCTTCAGGGTGCGATCGAACTTGCCGAGCTGGGCACCTACTCCATCGACCTGAATGCCGGCACACTTCATTATTCGGACCGGCTGAAACACTGGTTCGGACTGCAGCATGAGCGCGTGATTACGTTTCAAAAAGTATATGCGGCCATCAGCCGGAGTGACCTGCCCGGGGTGATCGCTGCGGTGAACCGGGCCATTGCGCCGGGTTCCGACGGGCATTACGATATGGAATATACCCTTGACGCGGAAAAAACAGGCGCTACCCGCGTGCTGCATTCTCAGGGAAGGGTATTGTACGACAGCCAGGGCCGGCCGCATACGATGATCGGTACTGCGCAGGATGTAACCACCCAGCGAAGGATAAAGCTGGCCCTGGAACAGCAGGTCCAGGAGCGTACCGAGGAGCTTGAAGCAACCAATGAAGAACTTGCCGCATTGAACGAGGAATATGTATCCACCAATGAGGAACTGTCCGAAGCCAACAACATGCTGCAGCAATCCAATGTGAATCTGCAGCAGTTTGCCTACGTAGCTTCCCACGACCTGCAGGAGCCGCTGCGCAAGATCCAGTCCTTTTCCGACTTACTGGTGAACCGCTACGGGGAGCAGGTGGGCGAAGGCATTACTTACCTGCGCAGAATGCAGGGATCTGCCAAACGCATGTCCGACCTGATCGCCGACCTGCTGGCCTTTTCCAGGATTACTGCCCAGAAGGAGGTACTGAGTTCCGTATCGCTGACCGGGGTCATCATTGATGCCGTCAGTGATCTCGAACTGGCTATCACCGAGTCGGGTGCGATGGTGCATATCGGCAACCTGCCCGAGATCAAAGGCGACCCTATGCAGCTGAGCCAGCTTTTTCTCAACCTGCTGAGCAATGCCGTCAAGTTCAGGAAGCCCGGTGTCAGTCCTGTGATTGAAATCACCGGAAGTGTCATCCCCGGTACCGAGCTGCCCAAGTCCGTCAGGGTCGTTCGCCAGACCAGCATGTACCACAGGATTGATGTCGCTGATAATGGAATCGGCTTCAACCAGCAGCATGCAGAGCGTATCTTTCAGCTTTTCCAACGTTTACACGGCAAGAGCGAGTATTCCGGAACAGGCATCGGACTGACGATCTGTGAAAGTGTGGCAGCCAATCACGGCGGCGGCATTTCGGTAACCAGCGAGCCGGGACAAGGCGCTACGTTCAGCATTTTTTTCCCGGGGGGTTAA
- a CDS encoding DUF1579 domain-containing protein translates to MSKSTFEISLESGIHQHIQAMAGVWEGTTKTWFEPGVTADESPMSGTIRPILGGRFLLYQYQGSLSGDAFEGSATIGYDIANARFQVSWIDSFHMGTAIMHSEGDSVPHGFTVLGSYGSPEYPEQWGWRTVFQLNDPDQLTVTAYNISPEGKEDKATETVYKRTGKI, encoded by the coding sequence ATGAGTAAGTCAACATTCGAGATTTCGCTGGAATCCGGCATTCACCAACACATTCAGGCCATGGCCGGTGTGTGGGAAGGTACAACCAAAACCTGGTTTGAACCCGGTGTGACTGCTGACGAATCGCCCATGTCGGGCACCATCCGGCCTATCCTCGGCGGGCGTTTTTTGCTCTATCAGTACCAGGGAAGCCTGAGCGGGGATGCATTTGAAGGCTCCGCTACAATCGGGTATGACATTGCCAATGCACGATTTCAGGTATCCTGGATAGACAGCTTTCACATGGGTACGGCCATCATGCATTCCGAAGGTGACTCCGTACCCCACGGTTTTACTGTGCTGGGAAGTTATGGCAGTCCCGAGTACCCCGAGCAATGGGGCTGGCGTACCGTATTTCAGCTCAACGATCCCGACCAGCTTACTGTCACAGCCTACAACATTTCCCCGGAAGGAAAAGAAGACAAAGCCACAGAAACCGTGTACAAGCGCACAGGGAAGATTTAA
- a CDS encoding response regulator, which translates to MQESPIIYVGGDDDDRYLVGSALDELGFENEIIYFNVGTQLVDYLNSAHTKPFIILCDLNLPGMSGLELRETLNQEDSIRGLSIPFIFLSEVIRPKDINQAYQSLVQGFYKKPSDFQGLKNLLSAIYTYWSLAVHPSKEM; encoded by the coding sequence ATGCAGGAGAGTCCTATTATATATGTCGGCGGGGATGATGATGACCGGTACCTGGTCGGCTCCGCCCTCGACGAGCTTGGGTTTGAGAATGAGATAATCTACTTCAATGTCGGCACACAGCTGGTGGATTACCTGAATTCTGCTCACACAAAACCTTTTATCATACTTTGTGACCTTAACCTGCCGGGAATGTCCGGTCTGGAACTACGGGAGACACTGAACCAGGAAGACTCAATCCGCGGTCTTTCCATTCCGTTTATATTCTTGTCGGAGGTCATCAGGCCGAAGGATATCAACCAGGCATATCAGTCGCTTGTACAGGGTTTTTACAAGAAACCGAGTGATTTTCAGGGTTTAAAAAATCTGCTCAGTGCTATTTATACCTACTGGTCACTGGCTGTGCATCCCTCCAAGGAAATGTGA
- a CDS encoding MarR family winged helix-turn-helix transcriptional regulator: MMANEESLKLENQLCFPLYAASRLVTQCYQPVLDELGLTYPQYLVLLVLWETDAVSVKVLSEKLYLQSNTLTPLLKRMQDAGLIDRVRSREDERSVIISLTSQGKQLREEAPRVGGRLAEHLGISSGEAQQLHALLHKLIQNVVPE, encoded by the coding sequence ATGATGGCAAACGAAGAATCGCTGAAACTCGAAAACCAGCTTTGTTTTCCTTTGTATGCGGCTTCCCGGCTCGTCACCCAGTGCTACCAGCCTGTGCTGGACGAGCTGGGATTGACCTACCCGCAGTACCTGGTACTGCTCGTTTTATGGGAGACGGATGCGGTAAGCGTCAAAGTGTTGTCCGAAAAGCTCTATTTGCAATCCAATACCCTCACGCCCCTCCTCAAACGAATGCAGGATGCCGGCCTGATCGACCGGGTGCGGTCCAGGGAGGATGAACGCAGCGTGATCATTTCGCTGACCAGCCAGGGTAAGCAGCTGCGGGAGGAAGCTCCCAGGGTGGGAGGCCGGCTTGCAGAACATCTGGGTATAAGCAGCGGGGAGGCGCAGCAACTGCATGCCTTACTGCACAAGTTGATACAAAATGTGGTTCCGGAGTAG
- a CDS encoding organic hydroperoxide resistance protein yields the protein MGALYQTTVAVTGGRNGKVKSEDGILELEVRTPKELGGAGGHTNPEQLFAAGYAACFDSALNLVMGQAKVKPTEPSQVKATVGLVSNGQGGYRLDVALEISLPGIDKEQARQLVEKTHTVCPYSNAIHGNVDVALNVV from the coding sequence ATGGGCGCATTGTATCAGACCACCGTGGCAGTAACCGGTGGCAGAAATGGAAAAGTGAAAAGTGAGGATGGTATCCTGGAACTGGAAGTGCGTACACCCAAAGAACTGGGCGGGGCGGGCGGCCATACCAATCCTGAACAATTGTTTGCAGCCGGCTATGCTGCCTGCTTTGACAGCGCACTGAACTTGGTGATGGGGCAGGCTAAGGTAAAACCGACGGAACCTTCACAGGTAAAAGCAACCGTCGGACTGGTTTCAAACGGACAGGGTGGGTACAGGCTGGATGTTGCCCTCGAAATTTCCCTTCCTGGAATAGACAAGGAGCAAGCCCGTCAGCTGGTAGAAAAAACGCATACGGTATGTCCGTATTCCAACGCAATCCACGGCAATGTGGATGTGGCGCTTAATGTGGTCTGA
- a CDS encoding PQQ-dependent sugar dehydrogenase: MVFTAGYAQEAGGEKFEKRIIAKGTSDPWEIVFGPDQHLWVTESKDYRVLRIEPASGSKDVLIDLSSEKSFPNYDQLSDSIDGGKPMPQGGLMGMALHPGLLHEKPFVYLAFVYDFEGKDRPGDGQDPRDHGYHFKTKIVRCTYNFQSRKLENPETICDKISGSNDHNGGRLLISKVNGKDYLFYSVGDMGAGQFKNAGRANHAQETDVYEGKVLRFNTEPDKDTDRDDAWIPDDNPFNRRRQNAVWSLGHRNPQGLAAMQVNGSEVIYSSEHGPFSDDEINIIKGGRNYGHPLVIGYADGNYDGLSAGVTDKDSLPGKWNTTYPFITSEKQNAGKLKNFEPPLKSFYPTDNKQLLSFADTIRAGKKSPDWPSLAPSGIDTYPYDAIPGWKNSLLITSLKQGKIVRIKLDAGGTRVQEEKDYFTNKVRYRDVAVSADGTKIYLITDKSAVTSGPSGENPEESKEQGAIIEFTYKP, from the coding sequence ATGGTTTTTACAGCTGGTTATGCTCAGGAGGCCGGAGGGGAAAAGTTTGAAAAAAGGATCATTGCAAAAGGTACCTCCGACCCGTGGGAAATTGTGTTCGGGCCCGATCAGCACCTTTGGGTCACCGAGTCCAAAGATTACCGTGTGCTCAGGATTGAGCCTGCTTCCGGGAGTAAAGATGTCCTGATCGATCTCAGCAGCGAAAAAAGCTTTCCGAATTACGACCAGCTCAGCGACTCCATCGATGGCGGTAAGCCAATGCCGCAGGGAGGACTGATGGGTATGGCGCTGCATCCCGGCCTGCTCCACGAAAAACCTTTTGTTTACCTGGCCTTTGTTTACGATTTTGAGGGTAAAGACCGCCCTGGCGATGGGCAGGATCCCAGAGACCACGGCTATCATTTTAAAACAAAAATTGTCCGGTGTACCTACAATTTCCAGAGCCGCAAGCTCGAAAATCCGGAGACGATCTGCGATAAAATCTCCGGGAGTAATGACCATAATGGCGGGCGGCTGCTGATTTCGAAGGTAAACGGGAAAGATTACCTGTTCTATTCGGTGGGGGATATGGGTGCCGGGCAGTTCAAGAATGCAGGACGGGCCAATCATGCCCAGGAGACGGATGTGTACGAAGGTAAGGTCCTGCGCTTCAATACGGAACCCGATAAGGATACGGATCGGGACGATGCGTGGATCCCTGATGACAATCCTTTTAACAGACGCAGGCAAAATGCCGTATGGTCGCTCGGTCACCGCAATCCGCAGGGACTCGCTGCAATGCAAGTGAATGGCAGTGAGGTTATTTATTCTTCCGAGCACGGCCCGTTTTCTGACGACGAGATCAACATCATCAAAGGCGGGCGCAACTACGGGCATCCGCTGGTGATCGGCTATGCAGACGGTAACTACGACGGACTTTCGGCCGGGGTCACCGACAAGGACAGCCTGCCCGGGAAATGGAACACGACCTACCCGTTCATCACCAGCGAAAAGCAGAATGCGGGAAAGCTCAAGAACTTTGAACCGCCTCTCAAAAGCTTTTATCCCACAGACAATAAGCAGCTGCTTAGCTTCGCAGATACGATACGTGCCGGCAAAAAGAGCCCGGACTGGCCGTCGCTGGCACCTTCGGGCATTGACACCTACCCGTATGATGCCATACCGGGATGGAAAAATTCCCTGCTGATTACTTCCCTTAAGCAGGGTAAGATCGTGCGGATCAAGCTGGATGCTGGGGGTACCCGCGTGCAAGAGGAAAAGGATTATTTTACCAATAAGGTACGCTACCGCGATGTAGCCGTATCTGCCGACGGAACAAAAATTTACCTGATCACCGACAAGTCCGCAGTTACCTCCGGGCCGTCGGGCGAAAATCCTGAGGAGTCGAAGGAGCAGGGAGCGATCATTGAATTTACTTATAAACCCTGA
- a CDS encoding chromate resistance protein ChrB domain-containing protein — translation MEWITRERPKIDRLACPWLIRRFIDPGAVITYVPEDRVIEEAEARGATAFDIPGVEYTHYEDRCTFDYFIQKHQLTDPALLAMAPIIRGADTDDHSLAAQASGLWAVSAGLAHNIRDDQELLAQGMVIYDALYSWARHLQSDRHTQSPTEQLLLAVLHTYMDPKNRRKPPDWVLELKSMIQDQIDANLALSLTELAESVDVNPAYVSRTFARYFDDLSFGEYIRKLRIGKAVQLLESTDYTLTEIAYLTGFSDQSHFTRIFKKQMGQIPSAYRKSDKGKIRTKG, via the coding sequence ATGGAATGGATCACCCGTGAACGACCCAAAATTGACCGCCTCGCATGTCCGTGGCTGATCCGGCGGTTTATTGATCCCGGTGCGGTGATTACTTATGTGCCTGAAGACCGTGTAATTGAGGAGGCCGAGGCGAGGGGTGCCACGGCGTTTGACATACCCGGCGTAGAGTATACGCATTACGAAGACCGGTGCACGTTCGATTATTTCATTCAAAAACATCAGCTTACGGATCCTGCGCTCCTGGCCATGGCACCGATCATCCGCGGCGCGGATACCGATGACCATTCGCTGGCGGCACAGGCTTCGGGCCTCTGGGCCGTATCCGCCGGACTGGCGCATAACATCCGAGACGACCAGGAACTGCTTGCGCAGGGAATGGTGATTTATGATGCATTGTACAGCTGGGCCAGACATCTGCAATCGGACAGGCACACGCAGAGCCCCACGGAGCAGCTCCTGCTTGCGGTGCTGCATACTTATATGGATCCCAAAAACCGCCGGAAACCGCCGGACTGGGTGCTCGAACTGAAATCCATGATCCAGGACCAGATTGATGCCAACCTGGCACTGAGCCTCACCGAACTTGCAGAAAGTGTGGACGTCAATCCGGCTTATGTTTCCCGCACATTTGCGCGCTACTTCGACGACCTCTCTTTCGGGGAGTACATCCGTAAGCTGAGGATCGGCAAGGCCGTGCAGCTGCTCGAATCCACAGACTACACGCTCACCGAAATCGCCTACCTCACCGGCTTTTCGGACCAGAGTCACTTTACACGCATCTTTAAAAAGCAAATGGGTCAGATTCCTTCTGCGTACAGAAAATCGGATAAAGGTAAAATACGTACAAAGGGTTAA